GGCAGGGCCACCACGTCGAGCACCGGCGCCAGGGCCCTAACCAGCGTAAAGCCGCCAAAAATGGCCGGCGCGATGTTGTCGGCGTGGCGCACGCCGCTGGCCACGGCCTCGCCCGCCATCGCAAAGTCCACCAGCTCCAGCTTATTGAACCGGTGGCCCAGCAGCGCGTTGGCCCCTACTACGGCCCCAGCGGCGCTGGCCGCGCTGCTGCCTACGCCACTGCCCGGCATGATGCCCTTGGTAATTTCAACTTCGAAGCCCACCGCCTCGGGCACCTTTTCCAGCAGGGCCAGCAGGGCCGCTCCGGCTACGTTGTGGAGGGGGTCGGTGGGCAGGCCGTAGTGGTCGAGGTGGGTGATTTTCAGGCCGGGCCCCCCGGTGCGGCGCAGGCGCAGCGTGTCGTAGGGCGCGGCCAGGGCCAGGCCCAGCACGTCGAACCCACAGCCCAGGTTGGCAATGGTGGCGGGCGCGTGGACGAGAACGGAATCGGGGAGGGGCATTAAAATGATGATTTTTCTAGGCCGTCATGCAGAGCGCAGCGAAGCATCTCTCCCGCTGACTATTCTATTAATTACTGCCGCGGGAGAGATGCTTCGCTGCGCTCTGCATGACGACCTATTTTGTCTCACGCTTCAAAAAGCGTAACGATTACAGCCGGGCGGCGCGGATGATGTCGGCGAACACGCCGGCGGCGGTGACCTCGGCCCCCGCGCCGGCGCCCTTCACCACCAGCGGCTGCTCGGCGTAGCGGTCGGTGTAGAAGAGCACGATGTTGTCCTTGCCGCGCAGCTCGTACACGTCGTGGCTGGGCAGCACGGCTTGCAGGCCCACGGCGGCGGCCCCGTCGTTGAAGCGAGCCACGA
This genomic stretch from Hymenobacter sp. PAMC 26628 harbors:
- a CDS encoding homoserine kinase, whose product is MPLPDSVLVHAPATIANLGCGFDVLGLALAAPYDTLRLRRTGGPGLKITHLDHYGLPTDPLHNVAGAALLALLEKVPEAVGFEVEITKGIMPGSGVGSSAASAAGAVVGANALLGHRFNKLELVDFAMAGEAVASGVRHADNIAPAIFGGFTLVRALAPVLDVVALPAPPLWVAVVHPQIEVKTKEARALLPTAVPLGLAVRQWANVGGLVAGFLTADYALIGRALEDYIVEPARAPLIPGLAEARRRALAAGALGGGISGSGPSIFMLNRDGETAHAVAAALGSVFAELGIAHDLHVGRIAPEGARVVAE